One region of Clavibacter michiganensis subsp. tessellarius genomic DNA includes:
- a CDS encoding glucose 1-dehydrogenase, translated as MSTDQYTFQDPTKMYADIEPKAQQQDGPGLDADLDASADRGEKTYRGSNRLEGRKALVTGADSGIGAAVAIAYAREGADVALSYLPEEEEDAKKVVALIEEAGRKAVAIPGDIATAEFSRELVAKAVEGLGGLDIVVNNAGKQQNVDALEDISDEEFDLTFKTNVYAMFWITKAALPHLKPGSSIINTSSIQAYAPSPNLVHYATTKASINAFSKGLAGQLAPKGIRVNVVAPGPIWTPLQTAGGQPEDALPEFGEQTPLGRAGQPAELAPAYVFLASNESSYVIGETLNVNGGMPTP; from the coding sequence ATGAGCACCGACCAGTACACGTTCCAGGACCCGACCAAGATGTACGCCGACATCGAGCCGAAGGCGCAGCAGCAGGACGGGCCCGGCCTCGACGCCGACCTGGACGCGAGCGCGGATCGCGGCGAGAAGACGTACCGCGGATCGAACCGCCTCGAGGGACGCAAGGCCCTCGTCACCGGGGCCGACTCCGGCATCGGCGCGGCCGTCGCGATCGCCTACGCCCGCGAGGGCGCCGATGTCGCGCTCTCCTACCTCCCCGAGGAGGAGGAGGACGCGAAGAAGGTCGTCGCCCTCATCGAGGAGGCCGGCCGCAAGGCCGTCGCCATCCCCGGCGACATCGCCACGGCGGAGTTCAGCCGCGAGCTCGTCGCGAAGGCGGTCGAGGGCCTCGGCGGCCTCGACATCGTCGTCAACAACGCCGGCAAGCAGCAGAACGTCGACGCGCTCGAGGACATCTCGGACGAGGAGTTCGACCTGACCTTCAAGACCAACGTCTACGCGATGTTCTGGATCACCAAGGCCGCGCTCCCCCACCTCAAGCCCGGCTCGTCGATCATCAACACCTCGTCGATCCAGGCCTACGCGCCGTCGCCGAACCTCGTGCACTACGCGACGACCAAGGCCTCGATCAACGCGTTCTCGAAGGGACTCGCCGGCCAGCTGGCGCCCAAGGGCATCCGCGTGAACGTCGTCGCGCCCGGCCCCATCTGGACGCCGCTGCAGACCGCGGGCGGCCAGCCCGAGGACGCGCTGCCCGAGTTCGGCGAGCAGACCCCGCTCGGCCGCGCCGGCCAGCCGGCCGAGCTCGCGCCCGCCTACGTGTTCCTCGCCTCCAACGAGTCGAGCTACGTGATCGGCGAGACGCTCAACGTGAACGGCGGCATGCCGACGCCGTAG
- a CDS encoding Rieske 2Fe-2S domain-containing protein, giving the protein MRELKLVAAIAKIEDAEALDPIVDRVKGVVTALLKPRALADLLHGVPFGHPLHPVAVLIPTGAWVSSAVLDALPGNAKASQALVGVGILSAAPSIVSGYADWSQLHEQQMRVGIVHSAANALATGLYGLSWIQRARGKQTSGKVLGLAGLGLVSAGGFLGGHLAYRQAAGANHAEDVPHRFPAGWQELGQLDDLPDGRLAKRDVAGLPVLVRRHGMTVDALSDTCSHLSAPLHEGELGTDSKTGEACVTCPWHDSVFSLRTGEVIHGPATAPQPRFETRVTAGLVEVRLPNAG; this is encoded by the coding sequence ATGCGGGAGCTGAAGCTCGTCGCGGCCATCGCGAAGATCGAGGACGCCGAGGCGCTCGACCCGATCGTGGATCGCGTGAAGGGCGTCGTCACGGCGCTGCTGAAGCCGCGCGCCCTCGCCGACCTGCTGCACGGCGTCCCGTTCGGGCATCCGCTGCACCCGGTCGCCGTGCTGATCCCCACCGGCGCGTGGGTGTCCTCCGCGGTCCTCGACGCGCTGCCGGGCAACGCGAAGGCCAGCCAGGCGCTCGTGGGCGTCGGGATCCTCAGCGCCGCGCCCTCCATCGTGTCCGGCTACGCGGACTGGTCGCAGCTGCACGAGCAGCAGATGCGCGTCGGCATCGTGCACTCCGCGGCGAACGCGCTCGCGACGGGGCTGTACGGCCTCTCCTGGATCCAGCGCGCCCGCGGCAAGCAGACCAGCGGCAAGGTCCTCGGCCTCGCGGGCCTCGGGCTCGTGTCCGCCGGCGGCTTCCTCGGCGGCCACCTCGCCTACCGCCAGGCGGCGGGCGCCAATCACGCCGAGGACGTGCCGCACCGCTTCCCCGCGGGCTGGCAGGAGCTCGGGCAGCTCGACGACCTGCCCGACGGCCGCCTCGCCAAGCGCGACGTCGCGGGCCTGCCGGTGCTCGTGCGCCGCCACGGCATGACGGTGGATGCGCTGAGCGACACCTGCAGCCACCTCTCCGCACCCCTCCACGAGGGCGAGCTCGGCACCGACTCGAAGACCGGCGAGGCGTGCGTCACGTGCCCGTGGCACGACAGCGTCTTCAGCCTGAGGACCGGCGAGGTGATCCACGGACCGGCGACCGCGCCGCAGCCCCGCTTCGAGACGCGCGTCACCGCGGGGCTCGTGGAGGTGCGGCTGCCGAACGCGGGCTAG
- a CDS encoding MFS transporter, whose protein sequence is MRRTSPFGALWGANALSNLADGLVFVAMPLVAAGLTDDPRGVAGLATTYALVRLLVALPVGVHVDRLDRRTLIVVANLLRGVAVLGLAASIQAGVASLVVLYAVMAVVGVLESAADGAAVAVLPSIVPRDRLDRANARIAGTQLVADEFVGPPLGGILFALAAAVPVYATGGLWVAAGAVALALPRRTREAIASAEPGDPRPSVLREAAEGVRWLAGHRVVGSLALLGGLASVGYMLPFSVLVLFARDRLGLDAAGYGVLLAASALGGLAGSAIAAPLRSRLGSRWTITAALALGCASLAGLAVTRDPVVAGVLLALYILHAVVWGVCATSLRQRLVPDPLLGRVGAAGRVLSLLGLAVGSALGGALATTGIAVPTIAGAVAFAGCAVLAVVALPGADADAGTRLVPGPT, encoded by the coding sequence GTGAGACGCACGAGCCCGTTCGGGGCGTTGTGGGGTGCGAACGCGCTCTCCAACCTCGCGGACGGGCTCGTCTTCGTCGCCATGCCGCTCGTCGCGGCGGGCCTCACCGACGACCCGCGCGGCGTCGCCGGGCTCGCGACCACGTACGCGCTCGTGCGGCTCCTCGTGGCGCTGCCCGTGGGCGTGCACGTCGACCGGCTCGACCGGCGCACGCTGATCGTCGTCGCGAACCTCCTCCGGGGCGTCGCCGTGCTGGGGCTCGCGGCGTCGATCCAGGCGGGCGTCGCCTCGCTCGTCGTGCTCTACGCGGTGATGGCCGTGGTCGGCGTGCTGGAGAGCGCGGCGGACGGGGCCGCGGTCGCCGTGCTGCCGTCGATCGTGCCGCGCGACCGCCTCGACCGGGCCAACGCGCGCATCGCGGGGACGCAGCTCGTGGCGGACGAGTTCGTCGGGCCGCCGCTCGGCGGGATCCTGTTCGCGCTCGCCGCCGCCGTGCCCGTGTACGCCACCGGCGGGCTGTGGGTCGCGGCCGGGGCGGTGGCGCTCGCGCTGCCGCGGCGCACCCGCGAGGCGATCGCGTCCGCCGAGCCCGGGGATCCACGCCCCTCCGTGCTCCGTGAGGCGGCCGAGGGCGTGCGCTGGCTGGCCGGGCACCGCGTGGTCGGATCCCTCGCCCTCCTCGGCGGCCTGGCGAGCGTCGGCTACATGCTCCCCTTCTCGGTGCTCGTGCTCTTCGCCCGCGACCGGCTGGGCCTCGACGCGGCGGGCTACGGCGTGCTCCTCGCGGCGTCCGCGCTCGGCGGCCTCGCCGGATCCGCGATCGCCGCGCCGCTGCGCTCCCGCCTCGGCTCCCGCTGGACCATCACGGCGGCCCTGGCGCTCGGCTGCGCGAGCCTCGCCGGGCTCGCGGTCACGCGGGATCCGGTCGTCGCCGGCGTCCTGCTCGCGCTCTACATCCTGCACGCGGTCGTCTGGGGCGTCTGCGCGACCTCGCTCCGGCAGCGCCTGGTGCCGGATCCGCTGCTCGGCCGGGTGGGCGCCGCCGGCCGCGTCCTCAGCCTGCTCGGCCTCGCGGTCGGATCCGCGCTGGGCGGGGCGCTCGCGACGACGGGCATCGCGGTGCCGACGATCGCGGGGGCCGTGGCGTTCGCGGGTTGCGCGGTGCTCGCGGTCGTCGCGCTGCCCGGGGCCGACGCCGACGCCGGCACCCGGCTCGTTCCCGGACCGACCTAG
- a CDS encoding SPFH domain-containing protein, which yields MDLISGGTTAIAVIVVIVILVALVAFIASRVRRVPPNQALVIVGRNAERSEGGAGFSSPQKVIIGGRTFIWPIFQEGFTLSLEQYQTSVTAEARDANFINTAVVATVNFKVTGTEDGVRRAVQRYLLQQDALPEIVRQSLEGAIRGLIGDRPVDELVKSFSVVAQEAVNQTKNDLAELGLQIETLNVREITTPGSTYLDDRARSNAARARQIAEVAEAENKRISALAAIENDQQTAERQLELDLRRAAIKADTDRANATAYAAGELAKAEQDRLVADQERTAVAAQAEVSKERLRIDVELPAEARKYATVQDAQAARDAEKAKVDVEVYQRTQNAEAAKTAAVNEAASITALGKANADAIQARGQAEAEAAAALAEAQNKLSREALQARIIASMPEIAREMAAPLANVDNMTIISADGANALNRSVAENMATLPKLLKDTTGIDVATALSSFLGSTAAGATAGAGATATDVGPATAASEGAGI from the coding sequence GTGGACCTGATATCCGGCGGCACGACAGCCATCGCCGTCATCGTCGTCATCGTCATCCTGGTGGCGCTGGTCGCGTTCATCGCCTCCCGCGTCCGCCGCGTCCCGCCGAACCAGGCGCTCGTCATCGTCGGCCGCAACGCCGAGCGCAGCGAGGGCGGGGCCGGGTTCTCCAGCCCGCAGAAGGTGATCATCGGCGGCCGGACCTTCATCTGGCCGATCTTCCAGGAGGGCTTCACGCTCTCCCTGGAGCAGTACCAGACGAGCGTCACGGCCGAGGCGCGCGACGCCAACTTCATCAACACCGCCGTCGTCGCCACCGTCAACTTCAAGGTGACGGGCACGGAGGACGGCGTGCGCCGCGCCGTGCAGCGCTACCTCCTCCAGCAGGACGCCCTGCCGGAGATCGTGCGGCAGTCGCTCGAGGGCGCGATCCGCGGCCTCATCGGCGACCGGCCCGTGGACGAGCTCGTGAAGAGCTTCTCCGTCGTGGCGCAGGAGGCCGTGAACCAGACGAAGAACGACCTCGCGGAGCTCGGCCTCCAGATCGAGACGCTCAACGTCCGCGAGATCACGACGCCGGGCAGCACCTACCTCGACGACCGGGCCCGCTCGAACGCCGCGCGCGCCCGCCAGATCGCCGAGGTCGCGGAGGCCGAGAACAAGAGGATCTCCGCGCTCGCCGCGATCGAGAACGACCAGCAGACCGCCGAGCGCCAGCTCGAGCTCGACCTGCGCCGCGCGGCCATCAAGGCCGACACCGACCGGGCCAACGCGACCGCGTACGCGGCCGGCGAGCTGGCGAAGGCCGAGCAGGACCGCCTGGTCGCCGACCAGGAGCGCACCGCCGTCGCCGCGCAGGCCGAGGTCTCCAAGGAGCGCCTGCGCATCGACGTCGAGCTCCCCGCCGAGGCCCGCAAGTACGCGACCGTGCAGGACGCGCAGGCGGCCCGCGACGCCGAGAAGGCGAAGGTCGACGTGGAGGTCTACCAGCGCACGCAGAACGCCGAGGCGGCGAAGACCGCGGCCGTGAACGAGGCCGCGTCCATCACCGCGCTCGGGAAGGCGAACGCCGACGCGATCCAGGCCCGCGGCCAGGCCGAGGCCGAGGCGGCCGCCGCGCTCGCCGAGGCGCAGAACAAGCTGTCGCGCGAGGCGCTGCAGGCGCGCATCATCGCGTCGATGCCGGAGATCGCCCGCGAGATGGCGGCGCCGCTCGCCAACGTCGACAACATGACGATCATCTCGGCGGACGGCGCGAACGCGCTCAACCGCTCGGTGGCCGAGAACATGGCGACGCTGCCGAAGCTCCTCAAGGACACGACGGGCATCGACGTCGCCACGGCGCTGAGCTCGTTCCTCGGCTCGACGGCCGCGGGCGCGACGGCCGGCGCCGGCGCGACCGCCACGGACGTGGGCCCCGCGACGGCCGCGTCCGAGGGCGCCGGGATCTGA
- a CDS encoding NfeD family protein, whose translation MIVFLVVGAVGLLLLLSSIVLGDLLDAIGGGDGLVSGVALGAALAIYGVGGVLADQAGIGSGGAIAIAVALALVALVVVQLTVRFVAKQESGGSYSPVGMVGVVTSPTSSAGGEVRLEHIRELERRLATSDERLAVGTRIRVVAEDGFRVHVEPDAPADAHPRT comes from the coding sequence GTGATCGTCTTCCTGGTCGTCGGCGCCGTGGGACTCCTGCTGCTCCTCTCGAGCATCGTGCTCGGCGACCTGCTCGACGCCATCGGCGGCGGCGACGGCCTCGTCTCGGGCGTCGCGCTCGGGGCGGCCCTCGCGATCTACGGCGTCGGCGGCGTGCTCGCCGACCAGGCCGGCATCGGATCCGGCGGCGCCATCGCGATCGCCGTGGCCCTCGCGCTCGTCGCCCTCGTGGTGGTGCAGCTCACCGTCCGCTTCGTCGCGAAGCAGGAGAGCGGCGGCTCGTACTCGCCCGTCGGCATGGTCGGCGTCGTCACCTCGCCCACGTCCTCCGCGGGCGGCGAGGTGCGGCTCGAGCACATCCGCGAGCTGGAGCGACGGCTCGCCACGAGCGACGAGCGCCTCGCCGTCGGCACCCGCATCCGCGTCGTCGCCGAGGACGGGTTCCGCGTGCACGTCGAGCCCGACGCGCCCGCCGACGCGCACCCCCGCACCTAG
- a CDS encoding zinc-ribbon domain-containing protein has translation MILLFGTRARDALIVIVTFACLRCGVTAPQRVLHRTLRFTVFFVPLIPLRSTYRVACPTCGLETRLTRDQAMHALEWAVRNRGARR, from the coding sequence GTGATCCTCCTGTTCGGCACGCGCGCCCGCGACGCCCTCATCGTGATCGTGACGTTCGCGTGCCTCCGCTGCGGGGTCACCGCGCCGCAGCGCGTGCTCCACCGCACCCTCCGGTTCACGGTGTTCTTCGTGCCGCTGATCCCGCTGCGCTCGACGTACCGCGTGGCCTGCCCGACCTGCGGCCTCGAGACGCGGCTCACGAGGGACCAGGCGATGCACGCGCTCGAGTGGGCCGTGCGGAACCGCGGCGCGCGGCGCTGA
- a CDS encoding ABC transporter substrate-binding protein — protein sequence MHSISRRQALGVGAAAAGTLALASCSAPGGRLVNSDPPIPAAAPGEKVTLTYWAWLKDLQKVADVWNAQNPDIQVEAVWIPGGNAGGYNKMYSAITAGGGPDIGQVELRQLPEFLLANGLVDLTRYGVEEYRDRYDDALWKQVSFQDGVFGIPQDSGPMAFYYQRELLDQVGGQPPATWDDWAALSAEVRTTGAGNYLDCFPVSDASVFTSYATQAGANWFKVDGERWVIDMLDERTMEVAAFFDRAIDDDVVNTSYTAFSPPWTAAAADGKVFGVTSASWGDALIQSVSGGEGKWKVAPMQTWSFDGAYGSSYLGGSTAAVLANSKHPVEALKFMTWMTTSPEGIDAMIQNSGIGWSPSPDYIGAARQEPSEWFSGQSYNEEVFAPAAKEQNLEWTWCPLTQFTLNTLQDEFRRKLTSGQTLVESLPLAQEAVIEAFQNKGLRVEAASA from the coding sequence ATGCATTCGATCAGCAGGAGACAGGCTCTGGGGGTGGGGGCCGCCGCGGCGGGGACGCTGGCCCTCGCGTCCTGCTCGGCACCGGGCGGGAGGCTGGTCAACTCCGACCCGCCGATCCCCGCGGCCGCGCCGGGCGAGAAGGTCACGCTCACGTACTGGGCGTGGCTGAAGGACCTGCAGAAGGTCGCGGACGTCTGGAACGCGCAGAACCCGGACATCCAGGTCGAGGCCGTCTGGATCCCCGGCGGCAACGCCGGCGGCTACAACAAGATGTACTCGGCCATCACCGCGGGCGGCGGGCCCGACATCGGGCAGGTCGAGCTCCGGCAGCTCCCCGAGTTCCTCCTCGCGAACGGGCTCGTGGACCTCACCCGCTACGGCGTCGAGGAGTACCGCGACCGCTACGACGATGCGCTGTGGAAGCAGGTCAGCTTCCAGGACGGCGTCTTCGGGATCCCGCAGGACTCCGGCCCCATGGCCTTCTACTACCAGCGCGAGCTCCTCGACCAGGTGGGCGGCCAGCCGCCCGCGACGTGGGACGACTGGGCCGCGCTCAGCGCCGAGGTGCGCACGACCGGCGCCGGCAACTACCTCGACTGCTTCCCCGTCTCCGACGCCTCCGTGTTCACCTCCTACGCCACGCAGGCCGGGGCGAACTGGTTCAAGGTCGACGGCGAGCGCTGGGTCATCGACATGCTCGACGAGCGCACGATGGAGGTCGCCGCGTTCTTCGACAGGGCCATCGACGACGACGTGGTCAACACCTCGTACACGGCCTTCTCCCCGCCCTGGACCGCGGCCGCCGCGGACGGCAAGGTCTTCGGCGTCACGAGCGCCAGCTGGGGCGACGCCCTCATCCAGTCGGTCTCCGGCGGCGAGGGCAAGTGGAAGGTCGCGCCCATGCAGACGTGGTCCTTCGACGGGGCCTACGGGTCCAGCTACCTCGGCGGATCCACCGCGGCCGTGCTCGCGAACAGCAAGCACCCGGTCGAGGCGCTGAAGTTCATGACCTGGATGACGACCTCGCCCGAGGGCATCGACGCGATGATCCAGAACTCCGGCATCGGCTGGTCGCCCTCCCCCGACTACATCGGCGCCGCCCGGCAGGAGCCCAGCGAGTGGTTCAGCGGCCAGAGCTACAACGAGGAGGTGTTCGCGCCCGCGGCGAAGGAGCAGAACCTCGAGTGGACCTGGTGCCCGCTCACGCAGTTCACGCTGAACACCCTGCAGGACGAGTTCCGCCGCAAGCTCACGAGCGGCCAGACCCTCGTCGAGTCCCTCCCCCTCGCGCAGGAGGCCGTGATCGAGGCCTTCCAGAACAAGGGCCTGCGCGTCGAGGCGGCCTCCGCATGA
- a CDS encoding carbohydrate ABC transporter permease → MSVDTRPESGERAATRPVRAPRSGVSKGQLKRSQTIAPWILLAPFLAVFLLTFVLPIVYAVFQSFTTVRREGLFGEQGVTTVFAGLENYALALANDAFTASIGRVLLFGIVQVPVMIILCTILALLLESASAKWPQFFRAAYFMPYGVPGVIATILWGFLYIPGLSPIIDIGQMLGIQLDFLGAGTVLWSIANIVTWTYTGYNMLIIIAQLKSIPGDVYEAARIDGAGAWRTAMSIQLPLIRPALILASVFSIIGTLQLFAEPQVLATSAPAIDSQYTPNLSAYTTAFSYNDYGVAAAQSVIIALAAFVLSFAFLGLTNRTPKEEREAAAAKKKEARA, encoded by the coding sequence ATGAGCGTCGACACGCGACCGGAAAGCGGCGAGCGCGCCGCCACCCGTCCCGTCCGCGCCCCGCGCTCGGGCGTCTCGAAGGGGCAGCTGAAGAGGTCGCAGACCATCGCGCCGTGGATCCTGCTCGCGCCGTTCCTCGCGGTGTTCCTGCTGACGTTCGTCCTCCCCATCGTCTACGCGGTGTTCCAGTCGTTCACGACCGTGCGGCGGGAGGGCCTGTTCGGCGAGCAGGGCGTCACCACCGTGTTCGCGGGGCTGGAGAACTACGCGCTCGCGCTCGCGAACGACGCCTTCACGGCGTCCATCGGCCGGGTGCTGCTGTTCGGCATCGTGCAGGTGCCGGTGATGATCATCCTCTGCACGATCCTCGCGCTCCTGCTCGAGTCGGCGTCGGCGAAGTGGCCCCAGTTCTTCCGGGCGGCGTACTTCATGCCGTACGGCGTGCCGGGCGTCATCGCGACGATCCTCTGGGGCTTCCTCTACATCCCGGGGCTCTCGCCCATCATCGACATCGGGCAGATGCTCGGGATCCAGCTCGACTTCCTCGGCGCCGGGACCGTGCTGTGGTCCATCGCGAACATCGTGACCTGGACCTACACGGGCTACAACATGCTCATCATCATCGCCCAGCTGAAGTCGATCCCCGGCGACGTGTACGAGGCCGCGCGCATCGACGGCGCGGGCGCCTGGCGCACCGCCATGTCGATCCAGCTGCCGCTCATCCGGCCGGCGCTCATCCTCGCGAGCGTGTTCTCGATCATCGGCACGCTCCAGCTGTTCGCGGAGCCGCAGGTGCTCGCCACCTCGGCGCCGGCGATCGACTCGCAGTACACGCCGAACCTGTCCGCGTACACGACCGCCTTCTCGTACAACGACTACGGCGTGGCCGCCGCGCAGTCGGTGATCATCGCCCTCGCCGCGTTCGTCCTGTCGTTCGCGTTCCTGGGGCTCACGAACCGCACGCCCAAGGAGGAGCGGGAAGCCGCCGCCGCGAAGAAGAAGGAGGCGCGCGCATGA
- a CDS encoding carbohydrate ABC transporter permease gives MTATEIRPTTGGDAGEKAEQKRLAQAAEAKVSRPSKAGSTPGAGTKPATRIIVTAILAVVALYFLVPVYYVVVAATKTTADLFSTNGFLFANMNLWQNLTMVFTYDDGIFVRWFLNSVLYAGVGALIATYFAAAGGYALAKYKFKGSNIVFGTILGGVLVPGTATALPLFLLFSSMGLANTYWSVLIPSLVSPFGLFLCRIYAQASVEDAVIESGRIDGASELRIFHTLALRSMTPALVTVFLFQLVGIWNNYFLPLIMLADDKLYPITLGLNNWRSQVDRLPEFYQLTTGGVLVSIIPLIAAMIVLQRFWRGGLTDGAVKG, from the coding sequence ATGACCGCCACGGAGATCCGACCGACCACCGGCGGCGACGCCGGGGAGAAGGCGGAGCAGAAGCGCCTCGCGCAGGCCGCCGAGGCGAAGGTGAGCCGGCCGTCCAAGGCCGGGAGCACGCCGGGTGCCGGCACGAAGCCGGCGACCCGGATCATCGTCACGGCGATCCTCGCCGTCGTCGCGCTGTACTTCCTCGTCCCCGTCTACTACGTCGTGGTCGCGGCCACGAAGACGACGGCCGACCTGTTCAGCACCAACGGGTTCCTGTTCGCGAACATGAACCTCTGGCAGAACCTCACGATGGTGTTCACGTACGACGACGGCATCTTCGTGCGCTGGTTCCTGAACTCGGTGCTCTACGCCGGGGTGGGCGCGCTCATCGCGACGTACTTCGCGGCCGCCGGCGGGTACGCGCTCGCGAAGTACAAGTTCAAGGGATCGAACATCGTGTTCGGCACCATCCTCGGCGGCGTGCTCGTGCCGGGCACCGCCACCGCGCTGCCGCTGTTCCTGCTGTTCAGCAGCATGGGGCTCGCGAACACGTACTGGTCGGTGCTCATCCCGTCGCTCGTCTCGCCGTTCGGCCTGTTCCTCTGCCGGATCTACGCGCAGGCGTCGGTGGAGGACGCGGTGATCGAGTCGGGCCGGATCGACGGGGCGAGCGAGCTGCGGATCTTCCACACGCTCGCGCTGCGCTCGATGACGCCCGCGCTCGTGACGGTGTTCCTCTTCCAGCTCGTCGGCATCTGGAACAACTACTTCCTGCCGCTGATCATGCTGGCCGACGACAAGCTGTACCCGATCACGCTCGGCCTCAACAACTGGCGGAGCCAGGTCGACCGGCTGCCCGAGTTCTACCAGCTCACCACCGGCGGCGTGCTCGTCTCGATCATCCCGCTCATCGCGGCGATGATCGTGCTCCAGCGCTTCTGGCGGGGCGGTCTGACCGACGGCGCCGTGAAGGGCTGA